A window of Methylomonas sp. 11b genomic DNA:
TGGCAGCATCCTCAGCAGCGGCGATCAATCATTTCATCGATCAAAAAGCCGACGCGGAAATGGGCCGCACCAAGAATAGACCACTACCCACCGGACATTTAAACTCTCACCAAGTATTGGTGTTCGCCAGCTTGATCGGCTTTGTCGCCATGGCCATCTTAACCGTCAAGATCAACGTGTTGACCGCCTTCCTGACCTTTTTGTCGCTGATTGGTTACGCGCTGATTTACACGGTATACCTTAAAAAAATGACGCCGCAAAATATCGTCATCGGCGGCGCGGCCGGCGCGGCGCCTCCCGTATTGGGTTGGGCGGCGATTACCGGCGAAGTGCATCCGCATGCTTTGCTGTTGTTTTTGATTATCTTCGTTTGGACCCCGCCACATTTTTGGGCCTTGGCGATTGCCAAGCGCGAAGAATACGCCAAAGTTGCCATTCCTATGCTGCCGGTAACTCACGGCGTGGAGTTCACCCGTCTGCAAATTTTGCTGTACACCATCCTGTTGCTGATCTCCACCCTGCTGCCTTATCTGACCGGCATGAGCGGTGTGATTTACCTACTGGCTGCGGTATTGCTGGGCTTGGGCTTTATCTATTACGCGATTCAAATGATGCGTAAGAAAGACAATAAAACCGCGATGCGCACCTTCGGCTATTCCATTGTTTATCTGATGCTGATTTTCGCGGCATTGCTGATCGATCATTATTTCCCACTGTCATTCTCATGAGTTTGTCTACCCAGGAACATCCGTTCGCGGAATTTATCAAGATACTTGGTAAAGGCAAAAAAGGCGCCAGACCCCTGACCCAAGACGAAGCCTACCGAGCCATGCAAATGATTTTGGCCGACGGCCAGGTTGAGCCGATTCAACTCGGCGCGTTTTTGATGCTGATGCGCGTTAAGGAAGAAACCTGCGAAGAACTGGCCGGCTTCGTGCAGGCCGCACGGGAAAGTTTTGCCTTCGAATCCAAAGTAGCTGTGGATCTGGACTGGTCGTCTTACGCCGGCAAACGCCGCCATCTGCCCTGGTTTTTATTGTCCACGCTGCTGCTGGCCGAGAACGGCATCCGAGTATTCATGCACGGCGCCGGAGGTCACACCCAAGGCCGTTTGTATACCGAAAATGCGCTGCAAGCCTTAGGGATTAAGGCCGCAACCTCGATAATCGAAGCCGGCCAGCAGTTGGAGCAAGACAATTTCAGCTATCTGTCACTGGAATATATTTGCCCAAAACTGTACGACATGATCAATCTACGGCCGATTATGGGTTTGCGTTCGCCGGTACATACTTTGGTTAGATTGTTGAATCCGTTCGACGCCACAGCCAGCATTCAAGGCATCTTTCATCCCAGCTACCGGCAAGTGCATCAAAAAGCCGCATTGCTGCTTAATCAAAAACACATGGCGGTGCTAAAAGGCGAAGGTGGCGAAACCGAGCGTAATCCCGATGTGGAATGCCTGGTGCAAAGCGTCAATGACGGTGAGCTTAACGATGAAACCTGGCCGGCCTTATTTGAACGCCGGCACATGAAAGCCGAAGACATGGACCCGCAGTTATTGGCGCAATTCTGGCGAGGCGAGTTTAACGACGAATTTGGCGAGGCCACCGTGATAGCGACTGCGGCGGTGGCATTGAAGTTGTTGGGCAAAGCCGACGACCAAGAACAAGCTCAGCAATTGGCGACGGACTTTTGGGCGGCGCGAAATCGGCAGCGTTTTTAATGCGCGGACGTTTAGCGAGAGCGAAACAGCTCTAACCAGCCTCCAGCGGCGGGTGGCTGAAGTTAGGAATCCCCTTGATGTAGTCGCGCTGCATATGCAGGTATTGCAGACCCATCAGCGTGGAAATATCGTCATGATCGATCCAGACCACTTTCACCTCGCCTTCCAGATTCAAATGCTTATAGTCGAATCTGGCCACCGTACCGTCCGGCACTTCAACTCTGCCCAACATGCGTATCATCAAGCCGTCCACCGAGACATTTTCGGTGTTGAACGCATAGTCGGTATCGTTGAAAACGATATGGCCGGGCGCGGTCATATTTTTGCGATAGGCCCGGCGGCTGTAGAGTAAGTTATCGGTATCGTAGGACAGGTTACGAAACTCGATGGCAATTTCAAACCCGTCTTCGGTCGCTTCGGCGCGCGCCATTTCAGCCTCGCCGGCCAAGCGCATGTCCGGCAGATAAAAATCGACTATCGGCGAAACTTGCAAAGCATTGAAAATGTCTTTGATGTCGTTGACCTGGGGATTAACCTTTAACACCGCCAGCAACCCGGACAGCGACAGATTCACGACCCAAATCTCGTGCTCTTCAAAGCCCAGATACAATAATCCCTGGCTGGTCAGATTTTTGCGGTAGGCGCGATTTTCGGTCGTTGGCATAATAATCCTTATATTTAAAAGGGCCTTCTAAGCGCGAGCCCATTTTACAATCTGATGCGTTGGGATATGAAAAGCAGAACAATTTGTCTCGCAAGTCTAGCGGTTTTATCGGCCTGCACAACCATGCCGCCGAAAAACCCGGAAAATATCTGTCAAATTTTCCGGGAAAAAGACGACTGGTATCGAGCAACCTTAAGTTCCGCGCGGCGCTGGGGCGTACCCATCGCGGTGCAAATGGCCATCATCAACCAGGAATCCAGCTTCGTCGCCGACG
This region includes:
- a CDS encoding PilZ domain-containing protein, translating into MPTTENRAYRKNLTSQGLLYLGFEEHEIWVVNLSLSGLLAVLKVNPQVNDIKDIFNALQVSPIVDFYLPDMRLAGEAEMARAEATEDGFEIAIEFRNLSYDTDNLLYSRRAYRKNMTAPGHIVFNDTDYAFNTENVSVDGLMIRMLGRVEVPDGTVARFDYKHLNLEGEVKVVWIDHDDISTLMGLQYLHMQRDYIKGIPNFSHPPLEAG
- the cyoE gene encoding heme o synthase, with translation MTDTTSALSWKDYLELCKPRVVALIVFTAVVGMLLAVPGMPPLANFFYGSIGIALAASSAAAINHFIDQKADAEMGRTKNRPLPTGHLNSHQVLVFASLIGFVAMAILTVKINVLTAFLTFLSLIGYALIYTVYLKKMTPQNIVIGGAAGAAPPVLGWAAITGEVHPHALLLFLIIFVWTPPHFWALAIAKREEYAKVAIPMLPVTHGVEFTRLQILLYTILLLISTLLPYLTGMSGVIYLLAAVLLGLGFIYYAIQMMRKKDNKTAMRTFGYSIVYLMLIFAALLIDHYFPLSFS
- a CDS encoding glycosyl transferase family protein, which gives rise to MSLSTQEHPFAEFIKILGKGKKGARPLTQDEAYRAMQMILADGQVEPIQLGAFLMLMRVKEETCEELAGFVQAARESFAFESKVAVDLDWSSYAGKRRHLPWFLLSTLLLAENGIRVFMHGAGGHTQGRLYTENALQALGIKAATSIIEAGQQLEQDNFSYLSLEYICPKLYDMINLRPIMGLRSPVHTLVRLLNPFDATASIQGIFHPSYRQVHQKAALLLNQKHMAVLKGEGGETERNPDVECLVQSVNDGELNDETWPALFERRHMKAEDMDPQLLAQFWRGEFNDEFGEATVIATAAVALKLLGKADDQEQAQQLATDFWAARNRQRF